ATTCCTCGGCCTTGCCATCGACCCGGCCACTGGCCTTGATGGTGTAAGTACCATCGGCAACGGGCTTGCCTTCCGCATCGAGGCCATCCCAATTCACATCGATGTTGCCGCCGTCACTGCCATCCACACTGAAGGTTTTCACCAACTGCCCCTTGTCATCTTCAATGCGCACCATGATTGTCTCGATGGGCTTGGAGGTGCTGATGACACCCTTTAGGTTGGGCTCTTCAGCAGATACATGGCCAGACGCCGATGGGATCAATACCTTCTGCCCAACCAGCCCTGATGCCTGCAGTGCCTGGCTGGAGGTCATCACGGTATTCAGATTCACAATGTGATCGTTCAGATTGGCGATACCGTCCACGGTAGAGAATGACGCCATCTGGGCAATCATCTGGTCGTTTTCCACCGGCTTGAACGGATCCTGCATCGACAACTGCTGCGACAAGAGGGCGAAAAAATCCTCTTGAGTCAATTCCTGCTTTTTAGCCTCTGGCACTGCCTCTTTGGTCTGCAACCTGACACTGTCCAGAAAGGGATTTCCCGTGCTCTGGGTTGACTGGGCCGCCGATGCCTGACTGATAGAGTTAAGAAAACTCACGGCTTACCTCCTTAGCGCCACATCCGTTATTTGCCCATTCTCAAAGTCTGCATCAGCATACTCTTGGCGGTATCGGCCACCTGGACATTCATTTGATACGAACGCGAAGCGGAAATCATGTCGGCCATTTCTTCCATCACGTTCACATTGGGTTTGTAAATAAAGCCATCGGCATCCGCCATGGGATGGTCCGGGTTGTATTCTTTTTGCAGCGGCTTATCACTTTCGACTATGCCTTTGACATTCACCCCACGGGCAGATTGCTGCTGGCTGGCTTTGGCAAGTTCAGCCTCAAACACAGGATGACGCGCCCGGTAGGTTTTATCGACGCTGCTGGACACTGAATCTGCGTTGGCAATGTTGCTGGCGGTGGTATTGAGGCGAACCGATTGCGCACTCATCCCGGAGCCAGACACATTGAAGATATTAAACAAGCTCATTGTCAGTCTCCTTTAATAGCCTTTTTCATACCGTTGAACTTGCCTTCCAGAAAGCCCAGCGACATCTGATATTCGAGCGCATTCTGCATAAAGGCAGACTGTTCCTGCTGAATATCCACCGTGTTACCATCACCGGTGTCGGGCTGATTGGGAACACGAAACTGCACGTGCTGCCGGCTCAATGCTTGCAAGTCAAAATGCCCTTCACTGGTTTGGGCCATTTGCATGCCACGCTGCTGGCTGCGTGCCGCTTGCAGCGCATCGGCAAAGTTCACATCCCGTGCTTTATAATGGGGGGTATCGGCGTTGGCGATATTGCTTGAGAGGACTTCTGCCCGCTCTGCTCTGATGCCAAGGGTAAATTGATGCACCCCGAGCGCCTTATCGAAACTGATCGCCATAAAATTGCCTCCACACCATGATGTCAGATGAAAAGCAATTCGTGTGCCAAATCTGGGACGTTCCCCCTTACAAATGACAGACAACAAAAAAGCCGACTTAGCAATGTCGGCTTTTTTGTTTTTATTCATTAGGTTATTTGGCTATGTCTTCTTCTGGTAGTAAATACCCGGGTTGCAGCGCACCATGTCAAATTCATCGGTCAAACCAGCAATAGACTCGGAAGCGCCAAGAAACAAGATGCCCTTGGGATTGAGAGCGGCAGCAAATTGCCGCAGTATTTTTGCCTTTGCCTCAGGGGCAAAGTAAATGAGCACGTTACGGCAAAAGATGATGTCAAACTTACCAAGCAAGGCATAGCTTTCCAACAGGTTATGTGCCCGGAAACTCACCATGCGCCGCACATTGTCTTTTACCCGCATATTGCCGCTTGGCAGGGTGTCGAAAAACGCTCTTTTTCGTTCATCCGATAAGCCCCGTCCCAGCGCCAGGCCATCGTACTCGGCCTGTTTACAACGCTCCAGCATCGAGGGGGATAAATCCGTTGCCTGAATTGACGCGCCAGCGGGTAAGCCGCCCGGACGTTTTTGCTGATATTCCAAAATCGTCATGGCCAGCGAATAAGGCTCTTGCCCGGAAGAACAGGCGGCAGACCAAATTTTCAGCGGCCTGCCAAGCTTGGCATAGTCTGGCAGCAGCGCATTGGCGAGCAATTCGAAGGGGTATTTATCACGAAACCACAGGGTTTCGTTTGTGGTCATGGCATCAATGACCTCGGCGCGCAGTTGCCGCTCTGTGGGTTTCATTGAATGTTTAACCACTTCAGATAATGAAGGCAGGTTGTATTTGCCCATCAGAGGCGCAAGGCGGCTGCGGACCAGATACTGCTTGTTTTCGCCAAGCACTATGCCGCTGTGTTGTTCAAGGAACAACCTGAATTGATTATATTCCGCTTCAGCCAGTGATTTGTCTGACACCGTTTCTCATCCTGCACCTGATAGAGAAAATTAACTCAATAACTGGTTAACCTTCTGATTTTATTCCCCAAAAATAAGCGCTGCTTTATACATTATCCAGTGACTGAATACAAGCGCCCTTGGAGGAGTATAACCCCGCCCAAGGGGAATGCCATCCTGCTCAAAGACTCAGATGCTTGTTCACGGCCGCGGCCAGTTCGTCAGGGTTGAACTTGGCAATAAAGTCATTGGCACCCACTTTCTGAACCATCGCCTGATTAAACACGCCGCTCAGCGACGTGTGTAAAATCACCTTGATGTCTTTGAGTTTGGGATCATCACGGATTTCGGCGGTCAGGGTGTAACCGTCCATTTCCGGCATCTCGATATCGGAGATAATCAGCGGGATCTCGTGAGCCACGTTGGTCATTTCCGCCGAAATGGCTTTCAGTTTTTCCAGTGCTTCACGGCCATCTTTTGCCGTATCAATCTGCAGCTCGAGAGAGGTGAGCGCACGGATGATTTGCTTGCGGGCCACGGCAGAGTCATCAATCACCATAATGTGGAAGTGCTGCCCACGATCAATGGTTAACTGTGCGTCAGTGTCTTCACTGATAGCAGTACGGACCGGACTGATTTCATCAAGAATTTTTTCAACGTCCAGGATTTCAACCAGCTCTCCATCAATCTCAGTGACCGCTGTTAAATAGGAGTAGCGACCCGCCCCCTGGGGCGGCGGCATTATGGCTTCCCAGTTCATGTTGATGATGCGCTCGACTGAATTCACCAAAAAACCCTGAACACTGCGATTATATTCAGAGATAATAATAAAGCAGTTTTGAATGTTCTCTATGGGTTTGCCACCGGTGGCCGCGCTGAGGTCAATCACAGAAATGGTGGTTCCACGAATATGGGCCACACCGCGCACGAAAGGATTGAGCTTGGGTAATCCGGTCAGGGGGGGGCACTGCAATACTTCTTTTACTTTAAAGACGTTAATACCGAAGCGCTGACGGCCGTTCAGCTTGAACAGCAGCAGCTCCAATCGGTTTTGCCCCACCAGTTGGGTACGCTTGTTGACTGACTCAAGAATGCTCGACATAAGTTCGCCTTAGTGGTCTTGATGGAATGACGCCCCGAACACCTCGGAGCATAGGCATGTAACTTGCTTTTGTTATTGTCACCGACAACCCTTGCCCCAACTTCGTCAAACTTCTGACGGCCCGTCTAAGCGCTTGGACGAGGTACTTTGGTGCTGAATGAAAGTATAGGTGTAATCTGGCGCCACACGCTAGTCTGTTCATTATGAAAGTAAAGTTAGCACAAGTTTTGGTGATTCTGACGTTGTTACCCAGGGTATCAATCGCAGAAGAACCTCATACCCCGAGTATATCGGCCATCGCATCGGCGGCTGAAGCCGTGGTTATTGAAAAAATTGATGCACCGGCCAATGCCAAAATCAGCGTACAAGCCCAAAGCCTGGAAAGCCGAGGTAATCTGCCTCGATGTGAAGGACCTGTATCAGCAAGACTTGCCACCGACAGACCTATTTCCCGAAACAATACGGTGCGCATCAGCTGTGTTAGCCCGGATCTGGACTATCCTTGGCAGATGTACCTTTCAGTACGCGCAGAAGTGCTTTTCCCTGTGGTGGTGGCTAAACGCCCGCTCGGTAATGGTGATTTACTGGACGCAGAGAGCATAGAAGTCAGATATGTCGACAAAACACTGCTGCGTGGCCAACAGTTTTCGCACTTACAGCCCCTCTATGGGTCTCGGGTGAAGCGCCGGATCCCTCAGGACGCCCCCATTTTTGCCGACAACCTGTGTTTTGTGTGCAAGGGAGATGCAGTAACCATATACGCAAAATCGGCCAGCTTTGAGATAAAAACCCAGGGAGAGGCCTTGGCCGATGGAAACGAAGGCGATAGGATTAGGATTAAAAATATCAATTCAGACAGGGTATTAGAGGCTACTGTCATTGGCGTTGGCGAAGTGGAAGTCAAAATGTAAAATACCCTAAAGCTTTGCTGGCTGCGGCCGATAATAATCACAAGAAACCCAAATCCGTGACACTGGAGCCCGAAATGGCCATCGAATTACCCAAAAACAATGCCGCGTCCAACCGCGTCGGCAACACCAGCAGTCCACTGACCAGTGCCCGCACTGCCCAGGCATCGGCAGCTCAAACCGCGCAGCCACAGGTACCTCAAAAGGCCGACTCGGTGATGATCACCAGTCAGGCTCAGCAATTGCAAAGCGTGCAGTCAAAGCTGTCTTCTCTGCCTGAAGTTGACCAAAAGAAAGTGGCCGAAATCAAGCAAGCCATAGCGGAAGGGCGTTATAAAATTGACCCTGAGAAGCTCGCGGCCAATATCGCCAGCTTTGAAGCAGAATTACAGGAATTGGGCCGCGACGCCTGATTTTCAGCACGGATTGGGAAACATCCAAAGCCGGCCATTTGATTATGGCCGGCTTTTTGCATTCATTTATTACTACCCCTGATGTCAATAAAACCGGGATGCAACACCATGGACCACGTCAATGAACTCAATCAGTTGCTCGATGCGCAACAAAGCCTGCTGGAGCAACTTCTGGCCGCTATGGCAGCTGAACGTGCAGCCTTGATTGCCCAAAACGCTTCTGAGCTGATGGCCATCGCAGAGCACAAGTCATCTGCCCTGTTACGACTGAAGCAAAATGATGATGCAATGGCGGCTCATCCAGGTCACAGCCTGCTGACAAGCGATAACGCCCTGGCAGCCAAGGTAGAGTCGATACAACACACACTTGCACGCTGTAAGCACGAAAACGAAGCCAACGCGCAGCTCATCGAGCACAGTCAGGCCAGTGTTAACCGACTGGCACAGGCGCTACAGGTAAGTCGTAACGCAAGTTCTCTTACCTACACGGATAAGGGTAAAACATCGACCATCTCTACCTTGGGCAGCAGCATCGAAGTTTGATGCGCCCGGGCCATACACACTTCGTTTCTACCTGCGCCCCCAGGCGAAATACCCTACAAAACGCCCAATATAAAAGCCCCATTCTCAGGGGCTTTTTTTACAACGCGGTTACCATCAACAGGGATGTCCACCTTAAAAGTAAGTCACTTCCTTCACCTTCGAGGGACGATTCTGCTGCTGATAGATATCCCACACACGAGCAAAATCCAGTTCCAGCTCAGTCACATAATGCTCGCCAACTGGATAAGCCTTGACCACTCTGGCTCCTCTTATCACGCCCGATACTGACGCTTTAATGCTGTCACTGCCCATGGCCCAATCATTCACGCTGGCGCCGGCACTGATTTTTTGACCGTAAACCTGCTCTGCCAGCTCTCGGTATGCCGCAAGTTTGGAGGCCTGCATCGCCATTAACACCTTTTCGGCCTGGGTTTTGGCGGGTTGGGTTGCCAAAGGCGCGTAACCAATAGCGGTCAACTTGGGAAAACTGGCAGGCGCCTCTGTTTCCCACTGTACATAACGGTCATCACTGCTTGCACAACCGGCTAAAAACACCAACGCCAAACAGGTGTAAATCCACTTTTTCATTTGTCTTCTCCAAGCAGAGTGACTCTGTCCAATCCAGGCGCTTCATAGCGATACAATAGCCCGTCTTTGGAGACCACTTGCTGAGAGTAACCCAGGTAATCTCTGAGATCGCCCGGACGACTGAACGATTGTGAGGCTGCCACCACCCGGTTATTGGCAATGTCGACCAGGCGACTGTTTACTGTCATGCCATCACGTCCCAGGCTGTAAGTGGCCACCAGCACATGCTGGGTCTGGGCAGTGTCCCGCAGCTTTTGCCAATCGCGGCTCAGCAACAAGTCCCCTTGCTCTGTAACTCTCAGGGTTTGGCTAATGGCGGTATCCACTACGTTAAAATACCGGGCGTGAAGCGCCGCCATCATTCCCTGCTGTAGCTGGCGAGCGAAACTGCCACTATGGACCATGTCATCCACGTTAACCGGTGTCGCAACCACGATGGGATCGGTGGAGGAAAGTACGTCATTGGTCAGCAGTAGCTCATTGACTATCTGCTGTGCCAGAACATTGACTTGCTCCCGTTGAGGATAGCCTTCGTTCCCATAGGATACACTCTGGGGAACTTTGGGTTGTCCCATTGCGGGCAACCAGACAAAAGCGAGTGCCAGAGTTGTGAACATTCGCGCCTTCATAGAGTCAACTCCATGATTTAATATAAGTTAATAAGAGAACCCAGTACCAGGTTTTCCAATCCATTACACAACTATCGGCAACTGTGGCAATTACTTTACTTCAAAACTCCATAATCCCACCTGAGGGAATGCCGATGGCGGCACGTAACTTGCTTAGCCCATACCACGACAGAACCATCCAGTCTCAAACCAGTGCCGCGGCAACATAAAGTGGCTTGCACGCCTTGTGCCAAAGACATCGACGGATGGAAACCTCAACCCTTTGAGATGTGGCAGGACAGGCATATGGGATTGATAAAATCCGCCCTTGTATTCAGTGCGCTCCTTGTGAGCATTCAGGCACAAGCCGACTGGGTGACGGCTCAGGGCGAGGCTGTGATTGTGAATGGCAACATCACCAAAGCACGTGCAGAAGCGATAGAACAGGCCGTCAGCTATGCAAGCCTGCAAGCAGGTGTCAGCATTGAATCCAGTCAACATATGGTCGATGGCCATCTCATTGATACCAGCACCCAGCTGATGCAACAACTGATGACCGGGCCCGTACAACTCATCAGTGAGCAGATTGAAAACAACCGCTTACGGGTACAATTGCGGGTCGAGCTGATGGAAGCGCCTCAAAGTCAGTGCCAGAGTACACATCTGAAAGCCGCAATCTTATTGCCGGAAGCGGCAGTGAGTCACCGCAGCCAATTGGCACAGGGGCAGATAAACAGTCTGGGAGCAGCCGTATCCCAGCAGCTCGCCCGCAGACTGGACAGTACCTCAGGCGCGGCCTTCGCCAACTTGCGACCGGGCGCACGGCTTGATTTGGACGCAAGACAACTTGCCGCCCCCGGCTATCGTTTGCCGGGTTACCTTGCCATGGCAAGCGACAGCCAATACGTGTTGGTCCCGCAGATCACCGATGTCTCTACCGAACCTGCACAGAGCAGCTATTTTGGTCTGATAACAGACGCTCCCGAGCGCCAATTTGCCCTTACCCTCACCCTGTTCCAGGGGATCAGTGGCGAAATTATCTGGCGTGACGAGTTCAACACCTCTGCTCCCTGGGAGTTTGAGCGTACTGAGCAGGTCTCTCCTGCCCATGACAGATTCTGGCGCTCCGCCTACGGCATGGCGGTGGATAAACTGCTGGTACAGGCGATAAAAGAACTCGACAAGGCACTGCTGTGCCGACCTGTACTGGGGCAAATTGTTGCCAGGCAGGGGCAAACCCTGATCCTGAATTTGGGCCGCCGTCATGGCATCAAGGTGGGGGATGAACTCGCAGTCGTGCTCGCCAAACACATTCCAGACAGGCTAAACGAGACCCGCGCCACCGGGAACAACACTAAAACAACCATCAGCATAACCCAGATCACCGAAGACAGTGCCCGCGCCGAACTCTCTGGTCTTGGCAGCGTCGACAACATCCAGGTAAGCGATATTGCGATAAAAACCGGGCAGAACAAGAATTAACCAGTTAAATATCAAGACTTTTAATCAAAGGTAAAATAGGTATAATCAGCGGGTCTCCCTATAGCTCAACAGGATAGAGCAGTCGCCTCCTAAGCGACCGATCGGGGTTCGAGTCCCTGTGGGGAGACCAGTCACTTCTGCTTGTGACTGCTTGCACAAGTTTCAAGCTTTTCTTTCAGTTCCTCTTTTCTCTGTCGACTCCGATGATTCAATTCCGCTTCTTTACTCGCTGACAGAGCCTTTTGTGTTAACTGTAACGCCTATCTACCGCTTGCACGGTGGTTATCTCTTTTTTGGTTACAACTTCCGGTGTGGGGTGTAATCAATCACCTGCAGTGGGCTTTCGTAAATCCCCCCCAAGTGACACGCTGCAAGCACATCCAAGTAAGCTCGACGACAGCATCCTTGCAGTCGACGGTCACTTGCGGGGATATGCCTGAAATTGGCGTGACCTTCAGCTTGGCTACCAGCTTGAGCAATGTGTTTGTTAAAATACCGCATCTCAGGAAATATGCTGAGGGCTCACCTTAGGTCGACCATGGTGACTCACTCTCTCTAAGTCCCGTCCTGTCGGGGTAATGACCCAAGGCCGGAGTCTTTGCTGATTAGATGTTGGGGGGACATAACACTTGAGGTGGGTTTCTGAGTCCTCCCCAAAAGGGGCGATCATCAATCACCGCTCGCTCCTTCCCTCGCGCCAGAAAGGCTACTGGGCTGCACGGGGCGGGCGAGCGGTGAATTCGAGCCGTTACACCTTAAATACCGCGATCAACTGCGCCATCTGCCTGGAGTCTTCTGCAATCCGGTCACTGGTGTGACCAACAGTTTCACTCTTGGACAGGTTTTCTACTGAAATCTCATTGATTCTATTAATATTTTCATTCAGCTCCGCAATCACGGCACTCTGTTCATCAGTCGCGGTTGCGATTTGCAGGTTCATATCATTTATCTGACCTATGGCCTGTTTAATCAGGCCGAGGGCATCCATCACCTGTGCCGTTTCATCTACCGTATTATCCGATTGCTGACGTGCTCTGGCAACCGATGCATTGACTTTGTCGACGGCGCCACGAATGGCTTCAATGATGGCATTGATCTCCTGAGTGGATTGTTGAGTACGGCTCGCCAGGGTTCTGACCTCATCCGCAACCACAGCAAAACCGCGCCCCGCCTCACCTGCACGGGCGGCCTCAATGGCAGCATTGAGTGCCAGCAAATTCGTCTGCTCGGCGATGCCCACTATCACATCGAGAATTTGCCCGATTTCACCCGAGCTGACTTTGAGTGCCTTGGCGATCTCTGAGGTCTCTTCCAGCTCGCTCGATAGCTGCCGAACATTGCCCATGGCATGGGTTACCACCAGGTTGGTACTGTCAGCCTGGCTGTCGGCATTTTTTGCCGATTTTGCCGCAAGCTGGGCATTCGCCGCCACTTCACTGGCCGTGGCAGACATTTGATTGATAGCAGCTGCCACACTCTGGGTTTCCTGTTGCATGCTGTTTGTGGCATGGGCCGCCTGGTGGGCAACATTCGAAAGCGAGGAAGATAACTGCCGGCTGTGGTCAACCGAATCGCGCACCGAGATCACCAGTGACTGAATACGACCAACAAAGGCGTTAAAGTATACCGACACCTGTGATAGCTCATCGCGGCCGCGCTCCTCCAGTCTCAAGGTCAGGTTGGCCTCACCTTCGGCAATGTTTTTAAAAGCCATCAGGGTTCGCTGCAAAGGCTCGGTCACACTGCGACTTATCATCAACAACAATGCCATCACAGGCCCCCACACCAACAGGAACACCAGCAAATATTGCCAGGTAAACTCCTGTTTCTGGGCCGCAATATCATCCACATAAATACCTGTGCCCACTATCCAGCCCCACTCACTAAAGCGCTTTACCACACTCATTTTAGGACTGGGGGCGTCAGCGTCTGGCTGATTCCACATGTAATTGACCAGAGCTGAATCACTGTTTTGCGTGAGGCGGATCATTTCGGCGAACAACTTCACCCCGTTGGGATCAGCCATTCCCAACACATTGGTATCAACCAATTTTTTGGCAAAGGGATGCTGGATCATCATCCCCTGTCTATCGATGGTGAAGTAGTATTCTTTGCCCGAGTACCTGAGGTTATCCAGGGCGGACAACGCCTTTGCCTTGGCATCGGCTTCGCTAAGCTCCCCGGATTGGGCCTTGCCCTGAAAGTCTGTGATGATGCTGATAGCGATATCTGTCAGTGCATTCAGCCGCGCTTCTTTTTCCTGCACCAGCACCGTATCCATGTTGCGCAGGGCAAACACAAACATCAGCAGGGTCGCGACCAATGACAACAGCAACATCACCCAAATTCGGCGTGAAATATTGTAATTTCTCAGATAGTGGCCAAGCATAAGCACCTCGATATTCGACAACATTGCCAGAGGGTTTTGGGGCGAACGTTATCCGCTGGATATGCTCTCATTCCCGGGAGCAGCCCCCAAAAATCCGACAAACCTTGAGTAAAGACGGGGTCAGCCGACACATCGCTATAAGTGACATGGTACAGCGCCACAGTCACTCAGCCCCCGGTCGTTTCAAACCATAGTATGTGCTGAAGGCGTGACTAAAAACTGCACTTTAGTCGGTGGTAAGCCAGCTTAAATCATGGAATTCAAAGAAAAGTATTAGCGAAAATATGCCAGCAGCGCCAGTGCGGCCGCTGGACGATGACAATAAATAGACGCCCCTGATCGTCAGCCACGGTCTCTATGGAACATCAGGCCATTTTCACGCGGATTGCCAGCGTGTACTTACGGCCATTGTTGGGTCCGACCTGGTCGATTATGCGCAGCCAGCAATCAGGCGACAGAGTCGGGTCTTGTAGCGGTAAGCATGCCATATAGATGAACCTAGTGCGCGCCCGGACTAATCAGATAGCCTGAAGCCTTCGCGGCTTTACTCAAATTTGCCTGTAACCCATATTTCACCTCAGCAACATCAGTCCATTAATCCTGCACCCGTCAACTTTCTGACCCCAAAGCTGGAACATGTTTTGCACTGATACGTGTCTTGCGATTGTGTAACTGAGTAAACTGAGGATGACTCCTCATACCCAGGGTGAAACGAGTGGAAGCTTTCGAAGAGTAAGGGGATGATTGATATGCATTTTCCCACAGGACTATCATCTCTCCGCCCTTGTAATATTCCATCTGTTTATATTACATTTATCAATGGGTTATTAACTTTTCCAAGGACACCCTATGCTTGAACTCATCGGACGACAAACCGAACTTTTTGAAGCCGATCTCAATGTACTGTCAGAGCAACTGTCAGCCAGAGTATCGGAAGCGTCCTTTCTTGTATTGGGTGGTGCCGGTTCAATTGGACAGGCAGTCGTCAAAGAAATATTCAATCGCCAACCGAAAAAGCTACATGTAATTGATATTTCGGAGAATAACCTGGCAGAACTTGTCAGGGATCTTCGCAGTTCCTATGGTTATATTCAGGGAGACTTCCAAACGTTTGCCTTGGATATAGGTTCTCTGGAATACGATGCATTCATCAGACATGACGGTAAGTACGATTATGTCCTTAATTTGTCAGCACTGAAGCATGTTCGCAGTGAGAAGGACCCCTTCACCCTGATGCGGATGATAGATGTAAACGTGTTTAACACCGACAAAACCATCAAGCAATCAATCGCATCAGGTGTAAAAAAGTACTTTTGTGTATCCACTGACAAAGCAGCAAATCCGGTAAATATGATGGGCGCATCCAAGCGCATCATGGAGATGTTTTTGATGCGCCACAGTGAGCAAATCACGATTTCCACTGCACGCTTTGCTAATGTGGCATTCTCAGACGGCTCGCTGTTGCATAGCTTCAATCAAAGACTACAGAAGCAGCAGCCCCTGGTGGCTCCCAATGACATCAAGCGTTATTTTGTGACCCCAAAAGAAGCGGGCTTACTCTGCCTCATGTCATGTATCTTAGGAGAGAATCGCGATATCTTTTTCCCGAAGTTAAATGAAGCGCTGCATCTGATGACCTTCGCAGATATTGCGGTTAAATACCTTTCAGCAAGGGGGTTTGAGCCGTTTGAATGTCAAAGCGAAGACGAGGCAAGGCAGTTGGCGGCAACCTTGCCAGCACAGGGGAAATGGCCATGCTTTTTCACTGCCAGCGACACAACCGGTGAAAAAGAT
This portion of the Shewanella amazonensis SB2B genome encodes:
- a CDS encoding UDP-N-acetylglucosamine 4,6-dehydratase, whose product is MLELIGRQTELFEADLNVLSEQLSARVSEASFLVLGGAGSIGQAVVKEIFNRQPKKLHVIDISENNLAELVRDLRSSYGYIQGDFQTFALDIGSLEYDAFIRHDGKYDYVLNLSALKHVRSEKDPFTLMRMIDVNVFNTDKTIKQSIASGVKKYFCVSTDKAANPVNMMGASKRIMEMFLMRHSEQITISTARFANVAFSDGSLLHSFNQRLQKQQPLVAPNDIKRYFVTPKEAGLLCLMSCILGENRDIFFPKLNEALHLMTFADIAVKYLSARGFEPFECQSEDEARQLAATLPAQGKWPCFFTASDTTGEKDFEEFFMAHETLDITRFQDLGIIKNDAVYQPELLDEFEIQIERMKSAGQWSKAELVEVFTRMIPDFGHKETGKYLDSKM